The DNA region ATTTCTTATTTAATTACCATGTAGATGCATATTTTAGTGCCCATGATCATTTAatggaatatataaaatttgGTAGTGTAGACTTATTCATTAATGGATCTTCATCTAGAGTGTTATTTGATAATTCTAGTATGGGAAGAGGATATTTTGGGAAAATGATAGGAAAATTATATCCAATAAgttgttatatattaaaaacaaTACATACAGGATTAAAGCCTAGAGGTTGTAATATCAATAGATATTCCAAATGGTATAACAAATCAGATATAGGTTTTAGTACCCACAAATTGACAAAAGATGAATTAGTTACACAATTTATTAATAGTAGAACAGGAAAACCTCTTAGCGATAAGattattacaaaaaataaaaaacatgAGAGAAAGAAGTTTTATGATTTGGATGGATTTGCAGAGGACAGAATAAAAGAATTggaaaagaaaataattgATTTTAGTGTAAATAATCCCgatttaataaattacaaaattaaagaatttaatgaaaacattgaaaaacataatttaattatgAAGAAATTGAAAACAAaggaagaaaaagaaatattcAAAGAATTGATCCAAatgaataatttaatatttgatGTATCTGAACAACTTGATAACGTTCCTattgaaaaattaaaaattatgagCCAACTTgtttcaaaatataatatcttCTTTAATAAGGAATTGGTTGGTTTTATTGTAGCAGCTTTAGAAAGAGCCATCCAAATGGAGAGAAACAAAACACACAGCGCAGGTAaagattataataataatgaaaatgaaaataataataatgaaaataataataataatgatgataataattattctaATACAGATGAAAATGGATCGCTAAATGAAGAGGATAAAAATCTTATAGAATTAATAGAATCTTTGGGATATCAACCAGAGGAatttttacaaaaatatgaaaGTATGACAACTGAACAAAAATTGGCtttaaaaaacaaaattggtaaaaatatatcattgGACGATTATGTAAatagaataaaatattatgtagaaaagaaaaaaaaacaagaGGAGAAAAATGGTAATGATGAAGAAACGGAAGAAGAAACGGAACAAGTCGAAGAAATTGATGAATTGAAAgaaatggaaaaaaaaagaaaacaaaatgaaGGTGATATTACTGATGaagatgaaaatgaaataaaGGAAGATCAAAAagataatgaaaaagaagatGAAACATATGAAGAATATTTAGATGAATCACAATTTAAGGATGACGAAATTCCATTAGTTAAACAAGTACATAAagattttaaaaaattagctgctcaagaaaaaaaattaagtgaacagaaatatattcttttaatgTTAGCGTCTATACGAAAATctgatattaataaatatctATTAAACCTATCAACCAAAAAAGAACGTATTAAAGATGTTACAACATCAAACTATTTATCTAATATAGAACCACGTAAAACATTTTTCCAACTGTGTATTGAATTACCACCGgatattaaaagaattataaataaCTTTAGTGCTGTAGGAAAAAGATTGCCcttctttaattttattaacaaattatatgatgaaataataaaattaaaagattCCCTTGATAGAATATCAAGATTATATTAAATCTATTGtgattatattttatttttagttttaattttttatgttttaacaattttttattctaatgtttgtataaaaatatgcatacatataaagtaacattgttatatatgacgtgcatatatacatatatatatatatattatttaaaattttatatattataaattttttttcttttagctacgtacatatatttaatgtattattttacatatatttgGAGTGTTACTTAAAtaaagttatatatattttaaatatttaattattttattcgGTTAAAGGATTTGCAATTATATGTTACATATATAACACcgaatttttattaatttcatatatatatatatatatatatatatatatatatatatatttattttatttttttttttttttgtaattttaAATTCTATATAAACTTTGATccaaaatttttataaataaaataaaaaaaaaaaattatatttaaattttaaacatttgtaaaaaaaaaaattttttaagGGAAAACACATATTACCCATATTTGTTTCCTTTAAATGTAGCTTATATAGTTATTTCTTGaaatatcttttaatatataagaattaaatcataaaaatagaTTTTGTAGACACATTTTAGTATTATACgtacatattattttatattatattatatatattttttgaatttcCCTTGGTTTCATTTTtctaaatattttgttctCTATTATAATTTCTATAATTCATACTAATGattaatttgtttatttacttttgacattttatatttttacaaattacaaaaataaaaacatcAAAAAATAGGGaaaaagttttttttttattcaaaattaaaaaataatattataatttgatataccttatgtacatatataaatatgtatacaatgtacaattaatataaaaaatcaaaatttaatatttaacaaaaaaaaaaaaaaaaaaaataaaataaagaataataataaataaataaataaaatatataaataaaatgatatagtataatataaaaaaaggaataaaaaaattaataatatttgtatatatgtcttcaataaattttacttaaaatacataaaaaaaaaaaaataaaaaattaatgaacaaaaattaaaacaaaaattaagATGTTATACAAGgatatgataaaatatgtacatacattttatacattttcTGTTAGGAATaaatcaatatataaaattgaccacatatatatatatatatatatatagttgTGTGAgtaaataattttttttttttagatatGGGGTTCAAATATTGGAACAATACTATCAATACAATCTTTTCTATTCATTAAAATCATATCTGAAATCCATACAATATTTCTAATTTCTTGTTCCTTTAATTTGACCCAAGCATAAAAGATTCCAAAATGACAATGTTGGTCAAAAGCCGTTTCACATAATTTGACAAGtttaacatataatatatcttccaatgatttaattttatgatctacaattttattttcattagCATTATCGTTTTTCATATAGAATTGTTTACATTCTTCATAaagattataataaattgGATAATTTTCTAATGCCGCTTGAACAGTTTCATTATTCCAACATTTTCTTATTCGATCTGTACCTTCTGGGTATAAATAACCAAAACATGGAAACATATCATTTCTATCTTTTTGTAACTCTAGACTTAAACTAGAATTGATAGTATTTAAAGTAACAGAAAGTACACGAAAATCTGCTACactttttaatatatgtcCCATTACTTCTTCAGTTTTTCCTCCTaattttcttataaaattatagaAATCTTCTAACCAAGCTTTTTTTAAAGTATTTCTCAATATTTCAATATCCATATCGCTAAGTATGTTGgtaacattattattttcattagAAGAATTAGCTGAAATATATTGATCAAAATATGATCCTATAGGAGTTTCAATTAATAAAACTTTTAAAACATCATCATATGAATTTTGAACATCCATAGTAGTTATAGCTTTCATTTGTGGAAAATAACCTAAAGGATCTACTCttgataataattcatctgctggttttttatttaaagtTCCTTGAATTAAACTTATAACATTATCAATCATTTTTTCCTTTGCTATATAATCTAAAAATGTTCTTAAAGGTTCTTCTGCTTGAGCtcttatataattaaattcATGTGCcattttttctttacaTTTTTGGGCAATAGTTGTTACTGCAATTGGAGAAGGTTCATCCATCATAAAAGTACCATAGTCTGTGTCCTCTAAAACAGACTTTAAATCTTCCAATGTGTCCGCTTCagttaattttttatattcttctGGTGTTAAAAAACTACTACGAAAACCTCTTAATAAGGCTTCCAAATAGCcattttttgaattataaaaacataacTCCATATTTCAaacttttatttataaaaaaaaaaaaaaaaaaagaaattataaaaaataacatataattaaataaaatatatataataagtatttatcattacttatatttgtagataatataaatagtaTATATTCACCCTTGATCA from Plasmodium gaboni strain SY75 chromosome 14, whole genome shotgun sequence includes:
- a CDS encoding putative ATP synthase (C/AC39) subunit; this encodes MELCFYNSKNGYLEALLRGFRSSFLTPEEYKKLTEADTLEDLKSVLEDTDYGTFMMDEPSPIAVTTIAQKCKEKMAHEFNYIRAQAEEPLRTFLDYIAKEKMIDNVISLIQGTLNKKPADELLSRVDPLGYFPQMKAITTMDVQNSYDDVLKVLLIETPIGSYFDQYISANSSNENNNVTNILSDMDIEILRNTLKKAWLEDFYNFIRKLGGKTEEVMGHILKSVADFRVLSVTLNTINSSLSLELQKDRNDMFPCFGYLYPEGTDRIRKCWNNETVQAALENYPIYYNLYEECKQFYMKNDNANENKIVDHKIKSLEDILYVKLVKLCETAFDQHCHFGIFYAWVKLKEQEIRNIVWISDMILMNRKDCIDSIVPIFEPHI